A single genomic interval of Porphyromonas sp. oral taxon 275 harbors:
- a CDS encoding SufD family Fe-S cluster assembly protein has product MEAITKQYLDLYGQYSQQLRGRSPLVEHYREEAFDAFARLGLPRFKSEDYQRTDLPTLLSGAQWQLATEALPLAWEATELPEGAFVGTLADFYQQQPEIAQEHYARLAPLATDGLVALNSLLAAEAFVLYLPKGAKLRAPLSVRSLGRALSGQLSAERLLVILEDATEAALVLDEPAAEVTNLVLRTLEIYVGRTAHFTLIDREESAAGQLRISSLYVRQLGASHVDLSAVTLARGVTRNNYYISLAEEEADLKVSGFALSKDKGHADNFSYIEHAVPHCTSDELFKYILLGDSRGVFTGRILVAQDAQKTQAYQNNRNLLLSPTARMQSKPQLEIYADDVKCSHGMTTGQLSPEALFYMQQRGIPREEAKLMLSHAFAEDVLERIPLDEEAEAIREHIAEQLR; this is encoded by the coding sequence ATGGAAGCAATCACCAAGCAGTACCTCGACCTCTACGGGCAGTACAGTCAGCAGCTCCGAGGTCGCTCCCCGCTGGTAGAGCACTACCGCGAGGAGGCCTTCGATGCCTTCGCCCGTCTCGGTCTACCGCGCTTCAAGAGCGAGGACTACCAGCGCACCGACCTCCCCACGCTGCTCAGCGGCGCCCAGTGGCAGCTCGCTACCGAGGCTCTGCCGCTTGCCTGGGAGGCTACGGAGCTCCCCGAGGGTGCCTTCGTCGGCACGCTGGCGGACTTCTACCAGCAGCAGCCCGAGATCGCCCAGGAGCACTACGCTCGCCTTGCACCTCTCGCGACGGATGGGCTTGTGGCGCTCAATAGTCTCCTCGCCGCGGAGGCCTTCGTCCTCTACCTGCCTAAGGGCGCCAAGCTCCGTGCGCCGCTCTCGGTGCGTAGCCTAGGCCGCGCCCTCTCTGGACAGCTCTCCGCCGAGCGCCTACTCGTCATCCTAGAGGATGCCACGGAGGCTGCGCTCGTCCTCGATGAGCCCGCCGCTGAGGTGACGAACCTCGTCCTGCGCACCCTCGAGATCTATGTCGGCCGCACGGCGCACTTCACCCTCATCGATCGTGAGGAGAGTGCTGCAGGGCAGCTGCGCATCAGTTCGCTCTACGTCCGTCAGCTGGGGGCCAGCCACGTCGACCTCTCCGCCGTGACGCTCGCCCGGGGCGTGACGCGCAATAACTACTACATCTCGCTGGCGGAGGAAGAAGCCGACCTCAAGGTCTCGGGCTTCGCGCTGAGCAAGGATAAGGGGCACGCGGACAACTTCTCCTACATCGAGCACGCCGTGCCACACTGTACGAGCGACGAGCTCTTCAAGTACATCCTCCTCGGCGATAGCCGCGGTGTCTTCACGGGCCGCATCCTCGTGGCGCAGGACGCGCAGAAGACGCAGGCCTATCAGAACAACCGCAACCTGCTACTCTCACCTACGGCGCGCATGCAGTCCAAGCCGCAGCTGGAGATCTATGCCGACGATGTCAAGTGCTCGCACGGCATGACGACGGGCCAGCTGAGCCCCGAGGCGCTCTTCTATATGCAGCAGCGCGGGATCCCGCGTGAGGAGGCTAAGCTGATGTTGAGCCACGCCTTCGCCGAAGACGTCCTAGAGCGCATACCGCTGGACGAGGAGGCTGAGGCTATCCGCGAGCATATTGCGGAGCAGCTTCGCTAG
- a CDS encoding DUF4834 family protein, with protein sequence MTFFLILLVICLIYLFRAPLQAWLAMQLVRRVQRRMEETMGAQQRPQGGQRSYRREEGFAEGAQESQDERGSRSQKEQLDAIEARKFARSSSDEYVDFEELP encoded by the coding sequence ATGACATTCTTCCTGATCCTCCTGGTGATCTGCCTGATATATCTCTTCCGTGCTCCCCTGCAGGCCTGGCTGGCGATGCAGCTGGTACGTCGCGTGCAGCGCCGTATGGAGGAGACTATGGGTGCGCAGCAGCGGCCTCAGGGCGGACAGCGCAGCTATCGCAGGGAGGAGGGCTTCGCCGAAGGAGCCCAAGAGTCTCAGGATGAGCGCGGGAGTCGCTCGCAGAAGGAGCAGCTGGACGCCATCGAGGCACGCAAGTTCGCCCGCAGCTCCAGCGATGAGTATGTAGACTTCGAGGAGCTGCCCTAG
- a CDS encoding phosphatidylserine decarboxylase family protein gives MRLHREGRGPLVGFAIMLLGVNALIYLFLGAFTVIPVLFSLAFYAAVVNFFRYTERKHTDGDREVVCPADGRVVVIEETDEVQILGRRCLQVSVFMNVFDMHVNWIPCNGVVEHVSHTPGRFLSAHLPKSSTDNERSAVVIRTAGGDQVLVRQVAGAIARRIVTYSEVGQQVAINENLGFIKFGSRVDLYLPLGTEVHVRVGDRVKGNITDIATLPR, from the coding sequence ATGCGACTACATAGAGAGGGACGAGGTCCCTTGGTGGGCTTCGCCATCATGCTACTAGGGGTCAATGCCCTTATCTACCTCTTCCTCGGGGCGTTCACGGTGATCCCCGTGCTTTTCTCGCTGGCCTTCTACGCGGCGGTGGTCAATTTCTTCAGATACACCGAGCGCAAGCATACGGACGGCGATCGCGAGGTCGTGTGCCCTGCCGATGGGCGTGTCGTGGTCATCGAGGAGACGGACGAAGTGCAGATCCTCGGGCGCCGCTGCCTGCAGGTATCGGTCTTCATGAACGTCTTTGACATGCATGTCAACTGGATCCCCTGCAATGGTGTGGTAGAGCACGTCTCGCACACCCCAGGGCGCTTCCTCTCGGCGCACCTGCCCAAGAGCAGCACCGACAATGAGCGCTCGGCAGTCGTCATCCGCACCGCTGGCGGTGACCAGGTGCTGGTACGTCAGGTCGCTGGCGCCATCGCACGCCGTATCGTGACCTATTCGGAGGTCGGGCAGCAGGTGGCGATCAATGAGAACCTCGGCTTCATCAAGTTCGGCTCCCGCGTAGACCTCTACCTGCCTCTGGGTACCGAGGTACACGTACGTGTAGGGGACCGCGTCAAGGGGAACATTACCGACATCGCCACCCTTCCCCGCTAA
- the sufC gene encoding Fe-S cluster assembly ATPase SufC, which translates to MLKIENLHASIGDKEILKGISLTVNKGEIHAIMGPNGSGKSTLSSVLVGNPNYEVTGGSVTFEGEDLLELEPEERAHQGLFMSFQYPVEIPGVSMVNFMRAALNERRKAQGLDPIPAPEFLKLMKQKRELVELDSKLASRSVNEGFSGGEKKRNEIFQMAMLEPKLAILDETDSGLDIDALRIVAKGVNELRSPENATIVITHYQRLLDYIKPDFVHVLYKGRIVRSGGPELALELERRGYDWIKDEVDAQEA; encoded by the coding sequence ATGCTTAAGATAGAGAACCTCCATGCTAGCATAGGAGATAAGGAAATACTCAAGGGGATCAGCCTCACCGTCAATAAGGGCGAGATCCACGCCATCATGGGACCCAACGGCTCGGGCAAGAGTACGCTCTCCTCCGTCCTCGTCGGGAACCCCAACTATGAGGTCACGGGCGGTAGCGTCACCTTCGAGGGCGAAGACCTGCTGGAGCTCGAGCCTGAGGAGCGCGCCCATCAGGGGCTCTTCATGAGCTTCCAGTACCCCGTCGAGATACCTGGGGTCAGCATGGTCAACTTCATGCGTGCCGCCCTCAACGAGCGTCGCAAGGCGCAGGGCCTCGACCCTATCCCCGCCCCCGAGTTCCTCAAGCTGATGAAGCAGAAGCGTGAGCTCGTCGAGCTGGATAGCAAGCTCGCCAGCCGCTCCGTCAATGAGGGCTTCTCCGGCGGAGAGAAGAAGCGCAACGAGATCTTCCAGATGGCGATGCTCGAGCCCAAGCTCGCCATCCTCGACGAGACGGACAGTGGCCTCGACATCGACGCGCTGCGCATCGTAGCCAAGGGCGTCAATGAGCTGCGCAGCCCAGAGAACGCCACCATCGTCATCACCCACTATCAGCGTCTGCTGGACTATATCAAGCCCGACTTCGTCCACGTCCTCTACAAGGGACGCATCGTGCGTAGTGGTGGCCCTGAGCTCGCCCTCGAGCTGGAGCGCCGTGGCTACGATTGGATCAAGGATGAGGTAGACGCCCAGGAGGCCTAA
- the sufB gene encoding Fe-S cluster assembly protein SufB yields the protein MQDNDQIIDEVTSGDYKYGFTTEIETETIGKGLSEETVRLISAKKGEPEWLLEFRLQAYRHWLTLEQPDWALLQIPPIDYQDIIYYAAPKKKEGPKSLDEVDPELLRTFEKLGIPLEEQKVLSGVAVDAVMDSVSVKTTFRETLAEKGIIFCSFSEAVREYPELVRQYLGVVVPYTDNYFAALNSAVFSDGSFVYIPKGTRCPMELSTYFRINAMNTGQFERTLIVADEGAYVSYLEGCTAPQRDENQLHAAIVEIIVEQDAEVKYSTVQNWYPGDKDGKGGVYNFVTKRGLCRGARAKLSWTQVETGSAITWKYPSCVLEGDESVAEFYSVAVTNHHQQADTGTKMIHLGKNTRSRIVSKGISAGRSQNSYRGLVYAGPGAENARNHSQCDSLLLSDRCGAHTFPYVHVDNDSAIVEHEATTSKISEDQIFYCQQRGIGVEEAVGLIVGGYAKEVMNQLPMEFAVEAQKLLSISLEGSVG from the coding sequence ATGCAAGATAACGATCAGATCATAGACGAGGTCACCAGTGGTGACTACAAATACGGCTTTACGACCGAGATCGAGACCGAGACGATAGGCAAGGGCCTTAGCGAAGAGACTGTGCGCCTTATCTCGGCCAAGAAGGGCGAGCCGGAGTGGCTGCTGGAGTTCCGCCTCCAGGCCTACCGCCACTGGCTGACACTGGAGCAGCCCGACTGGGCGCTCCTTCAGATCCCACCCATCGACTATCAGGACATCATCTACTACGCAGCACCGAAGAAGAAGGAGGGGCCCAAGAGCCTCGACGAGGTAGACCCCGAGCTACTCCGTACCTTCGAGAAGCTGGGTATTCCCCTCGAGGAGCAGAAGGTGCTCTCGGGGGTGGCGGTGGATGCCGTCATGGACTCCGTGTCGGTCAAGACGACCTTCCGTGAGACACTGGCCGAGAAGGGGATCATCTTCTGCTCCTTCAGCGAGGCAGTACGGGAGTACCCCGAGCTGGTGCGCCAGTATCTCGGCGTCGTCGTCCCCTATACAGATAATTACTTCGCAGCGCTTAATAGCGCCGTCTTTAGCGATGGCTCCTTCGTCTACATCCCTAAGGGCACGCGCTGCCCGATGGAGCTCTCGACCTACTTCCGCATCAACGCGATGAATACGGGGCAGTTCGAGCGTACGCTCATCGTCGCCGACGAGGGCGCCTACGTCAGCTACCTCGAGGGCTGCACCGCTCCGCAGCGCGACGAGAACCAGCTGCATGCCGCTATCGTCGAGATCATCGTCGAGCAGGACGCCGAGGTCAAGTACTCCACCGTGCAGAACTGGTACCCTGGCGACAAGGACGGCAAGGGCGGTGTCTATAACTTCGTGACCAAGCGAGGCCTCTGTCGTGGGGCGCGTGCCAAGCTCTCCTGGACGCAGGTAGAGACGGGCTCGGCCATCACGTGGAAGTACCCCAGCTGCGTCCTCGAGGGCGACGAATCCGTGGCCGAGTTCTACTCCGTGGCGGTGACCAACCACCACCAGCAGGCTGACACGGGGACGAAGATGATTCACCTCGGGAAGAATACCCGCAGCCGCATTGTCTCCAAGGGCATCAGCGCAGGCCGCAGCCAGAATAGCTACCGTGGCCTCGTCTACGCGGGACCTGGGGCAGAGAACGCCCGCAACCACTCGCAGTGCGACAGCCTCCTGCTGAGCGACCGCTGCGGCGCCCACACCTTCCCCTACGTACACGTAGATAATGACAGCGCCATCGTCGAGCATGAGGCTACGACGAGCAAGATCAGCGAGGACCAGATCTTCTACTGCCAGCAGCGTGGCATCGGCGTCGAGGAGGCTGTCGGGCTTATCGTCGGCGGCTATGCCAAGGAGGTGATGAACCAGCTCCCCATGGAGTTCGCCGTCGAGGCGCAGAAGCTCCTCTCCATTTCCCTCGAGGGCTCGGTCGGCTAG
- a CDS encoding phosphatidylcholine/phosphatidylserine synthase — protein sequence MQLKKHIPNAITCCNLLSGAAALVLTLRYDEPQWAACCVVLAAVFDFFDGLVARALGVSSPIGKDLDSLADVISFGLAPSVLVWSALEAVAPGNPYSYGVFILAPFAALRLAKFNNDTRQTTSFRGLPVPSNALFWLGMSPAVAGMAALLGVELTIALYLLLSLALSFLMVSELPMFSFKLKPAPLRSLWPQLTLIVVSLAAILALGWLGCSVAIACYLLLSLFAPHEG from the coding sequence ATGCAGCTCAAGAAACATATCCCTAACGCCATCACCTGCTGCAACCTCCTCTCGGGGGCGGCGGCACTGGTGCTGACGCTACGCTACGATGAGCCCCAGTGGGCCGCGTGCTGTGTCGTCCTGGCAGCAGTCTTCGACTTCTTCGACGGGCTCGTGGCTCGCGCCCTCGGGGTGTCCTCGCCGATAGGTAAGGATCTGGATTCGCTGGCGGACGTGATTAGCTTCGGCCTCGCCCCCAGCGTACTCGTCTGGTCGGCGCTGGAGGCTGTGGCTCCAGGCAATCCCTACAGCTATGGGGTCTTCATCCTCGCTCCCTTTGCAGCACTGCGCCTGGCGAAGTTCAATAACGACACGCGTCAGACGACCTCCTTCCGTGGGCTGCCCGTACCGTCCAACGCTCTCTTCTGGCTCGGGATGAGCCCAGCAGTGGCAGGGATGGCAGCCTTGCTGGGCGTGGAGCTCACGATCGCGCTGTATCTGCTCCTGAGCCTTGCGCTCTCCTTCCTGATGGTGAGCGAGCTGCCGATGTTCTCCTTCAAGCTCAAGCCCGCGCCGCTACGTAGCCTCTGGCCGCAGCTGACGCTCATCGTCGTCAGCCTTGCTGCGATCCTTGCCCTCGGCTGGCTCGGCTGTAGTGTCGCCATCGCTTGCTACCTGCTCCTCTCGCTCTTCGCCCCTCACGAAGGCTAG